GCGCTGCAGGATGCGGGCGATCCCGATGCGCTCGCCTATGACCATTCGACAACGCTGGGCTCGATGGGGGCGCCGGTGTTCGACCTGGAAAGCGGGCAGGTGATCGGGGTGCACCTCGGTTCGGTGCCGGGCGAGCGGATGGACGATCCGCGCACGGGCTACGGGATTGCCCTCGCGCTGCTCGTGGAGGAGATGCGCCAGGAAATCGAGCCGGGTTCATTCGAGCCGCTCGGCCTGTTCTGCGGCGGGTGAGCCGCATGATAGCGCTTTGAGAATGACGCCGGATCATGCGATAGGGCGGCCCCATGGATCTTCTCATCTTGATTGCGCTGATCGCGCTGAACGGCGTGTTTGCGCTGTCTGAACTGGCGATTGTCTCGTCGCGCCGAACTCGCCTGCAGATGCGGGCCGACAAGGGGGACCGGGGTGCCAAGGTAGCGCTGAAGCTGCAGGAAGACCCGTCTCGGTTCCTGTCGACCGTGCAGGTGGGCATAACGCTGATCGGCATTGTGGCGGGCGCTTATGGCGCGACCGCCCTGGCGGAGGATGTCGCGCCGTGGATCGCGCGCGTCGCGCCGGGCCTGGCCAAGCAGGCCGGACTGATCGCCTTTGGCATTGTGATTGCGGCGACGACCTACCTGTCGCTGGTGATCGGCGAGCTTGTGCCGAAGCGGATCGCGATGGCGGCGCCGGAAGCGTTTGCGAGCCTCATTGCGCCGCCGATGTCATTCCTGTCCAAGGTCGCGTTCCCGATCGTGTTCGTGCTGCGCGGATCGACCGACCTGCTGCTCGGCCTGCTGGGCCTTTCGGGCGTCAAGACCGATGCGGTGACCGAGGAAGAGATCAAGTCCGTGCTCGACGAGGGGGCGGCCAGCGGCGCGATCGACGACGAAGAGCGGGTGATGATCCGCTCGGTGATGCGCCTGGCCGACCGGGACGTGCGCTCGATCATGACCTCGCGCAAGGATGTCACCTGGCTGGACATCGATGAGCCACCGGACGTGCTGCTGAAGCAGGTCGCGGAGAGCGGGCACTCGCGCTTCCCGGTCGCGAAGGACGACCTTGAGCACGTCATTGCGGTGGTGCAGACGAAGGACCTGCTGGCGGCATCGGCCGGCGTGCGGCTGCCGGATTTTGCGCAGGTCGGTCACAAGCCACTATTTGTGCCGGACACGATGACCGTGCTGAACCTGCTGGAGAAGATGCAGGCAAGCCCGGTGCAGATGGCACTGGTGATCGACGAACTGGGGCATGTCGACGGCATCGTGACGGCGGCAGACGTGTTGGGCGCCATCGCGGGCGATGTGGCTTTCTCGGATGCCGACGGCCTGTCGCGCCCGCAGAAACGCGAAGATGGTTCCTGGCTGATCGATGGGCGAATGGCGCTCGAGGATCTCGAGATTGTTCTGGGTACGGATGTCCGCGAGGAAGTGGATGCGTCCTATTCCACCGTGGCGGGCCTCGTGATCAACCACCTGCAACGCGTACCGCAGCTGTCGGACGTCATCACGTCGAATGGATGGCGGTTCGAGGTGATCGACATGGACGAGCGCCGGATCGACAAGCTGCTCGTCTCGCGCCTGCCGCTCAGGGATGACGACCCGAGCGGCTGACGCGGACGGCGCGCTCAGGCGAGCGGAATCCAGTTGCCGTGGAAGCCGGGCGGGATCCGGTGCGGGATGGTGATCGACGCAACCGGCGGCGCGGTGAAGCGGGCAGCATCAAGGATGACGAGATCGGTGGTGTCGGTGTTGGTGTCGATGACATAACCGACGAGCCAGCCTTCGTCTTCGCCCGAACTGGCGTGCGCCGGCACGAACACGAATTCGCCAGGCATCCGGCCGCGCCCGAAATCATGGACTTCGCGGGTCTTCTCGGCGAGGTCGTGCTTAAGGAGGCGCGAGTCGCCCATCCAGCTCGGATCGCCTGGCGGGAGCAGGGCGACGGCATAGGCGTAGCGGTAAGGCTGGCCGATGCGGCGTTCGTCCGGACGCGGAAACTCCTGCGGCTGATCATCCACCACCGTGCGCGTCACCTTGCGCGCGACGGGATCAATCTCGAGATTCTCGAAGGTCACCTTCGGCGCGTTGGGGCCCTTCTGCCGGTCAGCGAACATGTCGGAATGAACGGCCGCATCCATCAGCACCTTGCCGTCTTCGGTTTCGCAGGCATTGGCGGGATGGAAGATGTAGCAGGGTTCGATGGCGCACCAGATGATGTCGCTGCCCTTGCCGCCGCGGGGGAGGAGGCCGATGCGGGGGGCATGTTTGGGGTTCCAGCGATAGGGGAAGTTCTCGCCCATGATCAGGGCCATCATCGAGAAGGTGACCGGCAGGTCCATGATGATGACGTAGTTCTTCGTGATCATGCAGTCATGGATCGAGGGGCCGTCCTGAACTTCGATGGGTTCGTGGCGCGTGACGTTTCCGTTCGTATCCAGAACAGTGTGCCAGATGACGGTGGGCTCCATCGCATTGTAGCAGATGGCGTGGGTCTCGCCGGTCAGCGGATCGAGGTGGGGGTGGGCGGTGAAGCCCTTGGCGAGCAGGCCGCCGAAATCGCTGCGGGCGCGGGTTTCGAGCATGTCGGACACCTCCACCGGCAGGCCGCCTGCTTCGACGATGGCCCAGATCTTTCCGGCCATGGCGACGACGTTGGTGTTCGCGCTCTCGAAGCGGCTTTGCGGGCCGGGCACCGGCGGCTCGCCGAGCGCGGCGCTGATCTCGCGTGAGCGGACCCAGCGGTTGCGGTACCAGAGCGCCTTTCCGCCCTCCAGCCGCACACCGTGGAGCATGCCGTCGCCGGCGAACCAGTGGTGGGTGGCGGGGTTGGGCGGCGTGAACGGGTTCGGGCCATTGCGCAGGTAGACGCCATTCAGGGCCGGCGGGATGGTGCCGGTGACTTTCAGGTCGGTCAGCGTGTGCTCGGATTTAAGCGGCGTGTGGATGCCGGTGAGGTAAGGGTTCGGCTCCTTCGACTTGCGGCGGGCGCGGTTGAAGTTCGCGACTTTCAGGATGCCTTCGGTGACGACACCGCGGATGGCGGTCTCAACGGGGCTGGGCATGGCAGGGCTCCTGTGACGATGTGTGCAGGTTGAAGCGGCGGGAAAGCATGTTTACAGTGATAACATGTCCGAGAATGATAACACTGTCAACATCAATTCAGAAAAGAATCGCTATCACCACGGCGACCTGCGCGCGGCGCTGATCGAGGAAGGCCTGAAGCTGATCGATGCAGGGCCGGCCGAAGCGCTGAGCCTGCGCGAGATTGCGCGCAATGCGGGCGTTTCGGCGACGGCGGTCTACCGGCATTTCCCGGACAAGGCGGCGCTGATCGGGGCCCTGTGCCTGGAGGGGCATGCCCGGATTGCGGCGGCGTTCCGCAAGGCAATGGATTCGGCCGAGCCGGGGATAGAGGCCTTCAACGCGATGGGGCGGGCCTATGTTTCCTTCGCGCTGGACCATCCGGCGCTGTTCCGGCTGATGATGACCCAGACCGGGCGCGGACCGGTCGAGGCGCCGCCGCCGGGCGGCGGGGAAGGGGCGGACGGCATGCAGATGCTGGTCAACGCGATCGACAGCGTGTTCGGCGGTGACATGCCGGACAAGGTGCGCGAGGCGCGGCGGCTGAAGGCCTGGGCGCTGGTGCACGGCCTCGCCATGCTGATGCTGGACGGGCAGGTGCCGGCCGACCGCAGCCTGATCGGCGCAGTCGTCGACGCCCGGTTTTTATAGGCTTTTCTAGAGGCTGCCCTTGGTGCTGGCGGGTTTGCCGCCGAGGCGGGGGTCGACCGAGATGGCGGTGCGCAGGGCGCGGGCGGTGGCCTTGAAGCAGCTTTCGGCGATGTGGTGGTTGTTCTCACCGTAGATGTTCTCGACGTGAAGGCACATGCCGCCATTGCCGGCGAGGGCGTGGAAGAACTCCTTGAAGAGTTCGGTATCCATCTCGCCGAGCTTGTCGCGCCGGAAATCAACCTTCCAGATCAAATAGGGGCGCTTGCAGAGGTCCACCGAGGCGCGCGTCAGCGTCTCGTCCATCGGGATATAGGCGTGGCCAAAGCGGGTGATGCCACCGAAGTCGCCGAGGGCCTCGGCGATGGCCTGGCCGATGACGATGCCGGTATCTTCCACCGAGTGGTGGAAATCGATGTGCAGGTCGCCCTTGCAGCGCACGGTCAGGTCGATCAGCGAGTGGCGTGAGAGGCTGTCCAGCATGTGGTCGAAGAAGCCGATGCCGGTGTCGATGTCGGACTTGCCGGTGCCGTCCAGGTTAACGGTCACCGAGATGTCCGTTTCCTTGGTTTTCCGGGTGATCGTGGCGGTGCGCGTCTTGGTCATGGCTGGGCATATAGTCCGTAGGGAACATTACAGCTAGCGCATGATCTTCACAGATTCCTAAACATCTATGCCGCAGTTTGTGAGGGATTTTCCGAATCGAAGCCCGGGGCGGCGAAAGTGTGAAGCAGGAAACGGTCATCGGCCGTCTGGTCGGCAAGGCGTCCATACCGGCATTTGCCGCGATGGCCGGCGGCTTTTTGTCGATCATCCTGTTCTCGTCCGTCTTCGTCATCGGGGTCGTCTATCGCTGGGCGGCGGGGCTCGAACCGTTCAGTTTCGCAGTGCCCTATCCCATCCTGCTGGTGATGCTCATCGTGTGCGTGTCGATCTCGGCCGGGTGCTGTTTCCTTGCGGCTAAGCCCTTCCAGGCCATCTTCCAGCGCTTCACGGCCTACATGCTGACCAACCGGTTCGACGCCGAAGCGGAACTGGAAGCCCTGCAGTTTCCGGAGCTGCGGCGGCTGCGCGTGGCGACGACGCGCACGGTGCGCAAGCTGCGCCGCGAGAACGAGACGCTGCGGATGATCGCCTACCGCGACGCCCGCACGGGCTTGCCGAACGCGATCGCGCTGGAGCGGCACGTGAATGCGACGCTGCCCGAGGCGTCGTTCGAGTTTCCGGCTGCTTTCCTGCTGCTCGACATCGACCGGTTCGGGCAATTGCTGGAGCAGGTCGGCACCGCGAACGGCGAACTGTTGATCGAAGGCGCGGCCAAACGCCTGACCAAGGCGCTGGCTGACCTTGGCGACCCGGCGGCCGTGGCGCTGCGGTCGAGCATGCTGTCGGCCTTGTCGGCGGACAAGTTCGCCCTCTACCTGCCGATGGCGATCAACCGCGACCATGTCATTTCAATCGCCCGCGCAATCCGGGCGGCCTTCGCCGAGCCATTCGACCTGCCGACGCGCCAGATCACCATGTCGATCTCGGGCGGCATCGTGATGGCGCCGGAAGATGCCGAGTCGTTCGCCAAGCTGATGTCGAACGCGAAGCTGGCGGTGCGTCTCGTGCGCTCGGAGGCGCAGTCAGGCTTCCGCTTCTTCACGCCGCGCCTGACGCGCATCGTGCAAGGACGTTACCGCTTCGAGGCAGAGCTGCGCGATGCCGTCGCCAACAAGGAATTCAAGGCGGTCTTCCAGCCGAAGATCGATTTCGAGACGGGCAGGATCATGGGCGCCGAAGCGCTGGCGCGCTGGCGGCGGCCGAACGGCAAGCTGATCTCGCCGGCAACCTTCATTCCGGTGGCGGAGCAGGCCGGCCTGATCGATGCCATCGGCATGCAGATCCTGGAGGCAGCCTGCGAGGCGGCGCGCAGCTGGCAGCTTGAGGGCTTCGATCTCACGGTTGCGGTGAACGTCTCGCCGAGCCAGTTCCAGCGCAATGACCTGACGGACTCGATCATGGCAGTGCTGCGCCGGACGGGGCTGCATCCCAACCGGCTGGAACTGGAGATTACCGAGAGCATGGCGGTGAACGATCCGGCGCGCGTGGCGGAGTTCATCTCGCCGCTGCGCGCGATGGGCACGAAGCTCGCGATCGACGATTTCGGCACCGGCCATTCGAACCTCGCCACGCTGACGCAGCTGCCGTTCGACGTGTTCAAGATCGACCGCCAGTTTGTGTCGGCGCTGGAGACTGACCGGCAGGCGCCGGCGATCGTCGAGATGATCCTCGCAATGGCGGAGACGCTCGGCCTGAAGACGGTTGCCGAAGGCGTGGAGACGACGCGGCAGGCGGAATTCCTGCGCCGGCGCGGGTGCTCGATGGCGCAAGGCTTCCTCTACTCACCGGGCCTGCCCGAGACGGCGTTCCTCGACTTCCTGCGCGCCTGGCGCCCGGGGCAGGCGAGCGGCGCCGACGAGGACGCGGGCGGGCAGGAGCGTCAGGCGCCCCGCCGGTAGGTGTTGATTTCCTCGCCGTTGAACAGGGTGCTGCCCGTCTGGACATAGCCGGTCTTCTCGGCGACGCGGATCGAGCCGGTATTGCCCGGATTGATGATGCAATGGCTGACGCCGGGGCGCGTCTGGTCGAACCATCCATGGATGGCCGACACGGCCTCTGATGCGATGCCGCGGCCCCAGGCGGCCGGACCGAGCACCCAGCCACTCTCCGTACCCGGAACAAGGTTTTCGGGCAGCCCGCGCTTGAAATCGGCGAAGCCGCATTCGCCGTAGATTTCGCCGGTCGCCCGATCAGTCACGGTCCAGAAGCCGAAGCCGAGCATGTCCCACATGCCGGCGCCGCGCAGCAGTGCGAACCAGACTTCCTGCCGGGTGCGCGGCTTGCCGCCGATGAAGCGCACGACGGACAGGTCTGCCCAGAAGCCGGCGATCGGATCGAGGTCAGCCGCCTCGGCCGGGCGCAGCCGCAGGCGTTCGGTTTCGAGGATGGGGGGTGTCACGCGCCGGCCTTCATCTTGGCGAGCATGGCGCCCATGGCGGCGTGGACCGTCTGGATAGCCTTCAGGGGACGGACCATGACCTTGAAGTCGGTGATCTCGCCGGCATCGTTCCATTCTATCATGTCGACGCCGTTGACGAGGATGCCGTCCATCGTGGTCTCGAATTCCAGCACGGCGCGCTGGTCGCAGTCGAACACGCGCGTATAGCGGAAGCTGTCATTGTTCAGCGTCTGGCCGGCTGCGAGCAGGTAGGCCATGGTGATGGCCTTGCCTTGCTGCGGGGTGTGGACAACCGGGCTCTTGAACACGACGTCGTCGGCGAGGATGGCCGAAAGGCCGGCCGGGGAATGGTCGTCCAGGATCCAGTCGATCCAGGCCTGAAGGTTCCGGCTGTGACCGGCAAGCGGGATAAGATGGGCTGGCATGGTGTGTCCTCCTGCGGCGAGACTAGCGAGACTCCGAGGCGGCAACAATGGCGGCGCTTCGCGCCGCCGCGGCCGGTGTCAGGCGTAGCCGAGGAAGGACAGGATGGCCGCCAGGACGCCCCGGTCGAGACAGAGTTGGCGGTGGTCCAGGCCGCTGAAGCCTTCGACGCGTGCGCCGGGCACCGCTTCGGCCACGCGCTCGATTTCGTCGAGCGGGCAACCGAGGTCGGCGTCCGAACCGATGAAGAGCAGCTTGCCGTCATAGCCAGCGAGGGCACTGGCGAAATCGAACGCGCCGAGTTCGCCTCCGCCGGACTTCTCGACGATGGCCAGGGCGCGCGCCAGCACTTCGGGGTCGGTGCCCTGCCGGCGGTGCGATTCGGCCCAACCAAGCACCGGCGGCGCAATCAGGACCACGTAGTCGGCCTTCGCGCCGGCCTTCAGCGCGTTGGCCGTGGCAATGCAGCCAAAGGAATGAGCGATGATCGCGTCGATCGGAGCCTCGGCCGCACAGACGCTGCGAACGGACTCGCCGGCCACGTCGCCGCCATACGAGGTTGCCTTCGAGGCGCCGTGGGCAGGCAGGTCCATCAGAAGGACAGGGCGGGTGTTCGACAGGAAGTCCTGCGCGAACTGGCGCCAGATGCGGTGCGTGTCGTTCCAGCCGTGTACGAACAATGTGGCAGGGCCCGCATGGCCCCGCCAGAGCGGCGTGTCGCCGACATCGCAGCGGGCATTGGGCGGCAACATGTTCTGGCCAGGCGCGGCGCTTATCGGGCTCGGCGTGAGTTCGGCCAGCAAGGCGCGGACGTCCGGATCCATGGGGTCTGTCATACGTGCCTCCCGCGGCGCAGTGTCCTCGCCGCGGGCGGCGGCGTCAATGCGCGGGGTCAAGGGGCCTTGTCGGTGATCTCGGTGCTGACCTGGCCCCAGGCGAGGAGGGCGAAAAGGCCTGTGCCTCCAAGGATGTTGCCGCAGAGCGCGGGCAGGAGGTTCACGACGATCAGCTTTGCGGCGTTGCCCTCGCCGGTGACCACCAGCAGGAAAAGTTCGACCGAGCCGACGACCACATGCGCCATTTCGCCAAGCGCGATGATGTAGGTGAAGAGAAAGATGACCCAGAACTCGCTGCCTTCGGAGCTGGGCATCATCCAGACAACTGCGGCGATCAGGAAGCCGGCGGGGATTGCGCGGGTGAAGGTCTGGCCTGCGTCCCAGGCCGCGACGTCGCGGCTGAGATCGAGGGCGGCCGCGACGACTTCGGCGGGCAGAATGCCGCCATGCGCGAAGATGATCGCGGCCAGGAAGGTGCCGATCATGTTGGCCACGAACACGATGCCCCAGAGGCGGGATGTGCCCAGCATGGTGCGACGGCAGGGATTGGCAAACGTTGGCAGGACCGTGGTGATCGTGTTCTCGGTAAACAGCTGCAGCCGGGACAGCATGACGAGCAGGAAACCGGAGGTGTAGCCGATATTCTCGACCAGCGGGCGCCAGGGCGCGTCGGGAAGGTGGGCGCGGAACATTGCTTCGGTCATCAGCGACAGCGAGACGCCGACGCCGGCCGCGATGCCGGACCACCAGATCGAGGATTGCGGCCGCTTGAGTTCGCTCTCGCCTTCCTGCCGGATGATTTCGTAGACAACCCGCGATTTCAGGCGCGTCAGTTCGCGCGCCTCGACCTGCTCCTCGGCGGAGATGTGGGTGTCAGCTTCGTCTTCGGGTGCGGGGCCGTTGTCGCTCATCGCGATAAACAACCCCTGGCGGCCGAGATGGATGCGTCGGGCGGCTTATCCCGCGTAGGCGGCGGCGAGGTCCGGGTCCTTGGCGGCGACGAGATCGGCGAGGTCGGAGATGACCTTGGCCTGTTTCCAGGTGGCGTCGTCCTGCATCTTGCCGTCAAGCATGGCCACGCCTGTTCCGTCGGGCATGGCGGCGAGGATGCGCCGAGCGAACTTCACTTCGTCCGGGTCCGGAGAGAAGACGCGCTTGGCAATGGCGATCTGGTTGGGGTGGAGCGACCAGGCGCCGGCGCAGCCGAGGAGGAAGGCGTTGCGGAATTGTTGTTCGCAGGCATCGAGATCGGAGATGTCACCGAAGGGGCCGTAGAAGGCGTTGATGCCGGCCATGCGGCAGGCGTCCACGAGGCGGGCGATTGTATAGTGCCAGAGATCCTGCTGGGCATTGGCGCGCGGGGCGCCGTCTGCATGCGGATCCTCGAGGACGCGGTAGAAGGGGTGGCCGCCGCCGACGCGGGTGGTTTTCATCTTGCGGCTGGCGGCGAGGTCTGCGGGGCCGAGCGAGATGCCCTGCATGCGGGGGGAGGCGAGGGCGATCTCCTCGACTCGGGCGACGCCTTCGGCCGTTTCGAGAATGGCGTGGAAGAGTATCGGGCGGGAGAGACCGGCCTTGGCTTCAAGCTGGGCAACGAACTGGTCTGCGTAGTGAATGTCCCACGGGCCTTCGACCTTCGGCAGCATGATGACATCAAGCTGGTGACCGGCCTTGAGGACGAGATCGGTCACGTCATCGAGGAACCAGGGGGAATTGAGGCAGTTCACGCGGGCCCAGAAGCCGGTGCCGGATTTTTGCCAGTCCAGCATGTTTCCGATCTCGACGGCGCCGGCGCGCGCGGCGTCCTTGGCATCGGCCGGGATGGCGTCTTCAAGGTTTGCCAGGATGACATCGGCCTGCTTGGCCATGTCCGGCACTTTCGGGCGGATCTTCTCGTTATGGCCGGGGACAAAATGGATCATCCGTTCGAGGCGCACGGGCAGGTCGCGGAGCGGGTCCGGCGCGCCGATGGCGAGGGGCTTGAAGAAATTGCGCGGCGTTTTCTGAGACATCTGGCCCCTCCGTTTGGCGCAGAGGATTAGGACCCATGCTGCAGCGCGTCAAATGGAGAAGCCGGGCGGGGGAACAGGGGCGGAGCCTGCGCGTTCGTCTGGCATCCCCAAATCAATGAGGCCTGCCCATGTCGTTCCTGATGATCCTGCTGACCATCCTGCTGCCGCCGCTGCCCGTGCTCCTGAAGGAAGGGCTCGGCCTGCATTTCCTGCTCAACGTGTTGCTGACGCTGATCGGCTGGTTGCCGGGCGTCATCCACGCATTCTGGATCCAGACGCGCGGCGGCGCAGCGGCCGCCGGCTAGGCTGCGTCAGAGGCGACGTTCTGGTCGATGCGGATCTCGGCGGCGATTGCGCGCCGGTAGATCACGACCGCGAGCACCACGACAACGAGCGCCGCGATCCCTTCGCCGCCGATGATGATGTTCTGGCTGGCGTGCAGTTCCGACAGGATCGCCCAAGTGGACGTTCCGAGGAAGATGGCGGCGATTTCGATCAGGAGAAGCGTGGCAACGAGGGCTCTGAGGACGCGGCCCATGCGGTATATCCATCGGCAAACACCAGCACGCGCTGGCACTGCGCCGCTTGTATCGCACCTGCGGGCGGGCGCGCAATCTGGATTTCTCAGACCGTCAGGGCCGGGTGAAGGTATAGGCGTTGCGCTCGACGGTCGGATTTGCATCTCCAAAATCCACGGATTTCGCCATGTCGAACTGTGTTTCTGAGAGGCTGTAGGTATGGCGGCAGGTCGCCGGCCGGTCGTCGTCCTCGCAGGCCCCCTCGGTCACGAAGACGAGCTGGCCGCCTGTCTTGCTGCGGGAGATGATCGGATCGCCGTCAATTTGCCGGCCGTCGGTCGAGATTTCCAGCGCGGACGACCCGTCAGCCTTGGGCTCGTCGGGGTAGCGCAGGAAGAGGTCGAGCCCGCCGGCAGTGCGGGTCACTTCAAGGGTCGTGCGCAGCGTCACCAGGCCATACGGCGGGCTGTAGTCGCGGTAGGTCAGCGTGCCGGTCCAGCCCTCACCGAGGATCAGGGCCGTGTCGGCTTCGGTAATCACGGGGGCCAAAGGAGCAGGGACCGATGCACAGGCAGCGAGGGCGAGCAGGCTGAGGGCGGCATATTTCATGAGCAGTTCCTTCCGGGAATGCACACGCTTACGTCGTCAGCCGGCCATCGGATGTGCGGTTTCGAGGAGTTCCTGGAGTTCGTCGGTCAGCACGTGGGTATAGATCTGCGTCGTGGCGATGTCGGCATGGCCGAGCAGGGTCTGGACGCTGCGCAGGTCGGCGCCGCCTTGCAGCAGGTGGGTGGCATAGGCGTGGCGCAGGGCGTGCGGATGCACGCGGGCAGGGTCCAGCCCGGCCTGCATCGCGAGCGATTCCAGCAACTGGCCCAGGCGGCGGCGGGTAAGGTGGCCACTGGCGCCGCGCGAGGGGAAGACGAAGTCCTCGGCGCGGGCCCGGTCGTCCTTGCCCTGACGTTCGGCCAGCCAGGCGGAAAGGGAGGCGAGCGCCGGCGCGCCGAGCGGGCAGAGGCGTTCCTTGCCGCCCTTGCCGCGGATGATGATGTCCTGCGTGACCCAGCGGGTTCCCTTGCGGCGCGGCAGGCTGCCCAAGGTCAGGGAGACAAGCTCCGAGGCGCGCAGGCCCGCGCCGTAGAGCAGTTCGACCAGGCAGGTGAGACGCGCATCCCCGTCGCAGGCATCTATGAGACGGCGCATTTCTTCCCGGCTGAGCACGTCCGGTACATCCCTCGTCGGGGAGGGGCCATCGAGGCGGACCGTCGGGTCGTCCTTGCGGTCGCCCTCTTCGAACAGGAAGCGGAAGAACCGGCGAAGCGCCGATATCTTGCGGGCCTGCGAGGCGGGCGCGAGACCGCGATCGGCAAGATCGGCGACCCAGGCGCTCAGTTCGGCCGGTTTGGCGCGCGTCAAATGGCTGCGGCAGAACTCCGAGGCGTCCAACAGGTCGCGGCCATACGCATCGAGCGTATTGGGGCTCGCGCCCCGCTCAGCCGACATCATCTCGAGAAAGGCGCCGATGCGGGTA
The genomic region above belongs to Acidobacteriota bacterium and contains:
- a CDS encoding tyrosine recombinase, which codes for MSDHTRIGAFLEMMSAERGASPNTLDAYGRDLLDASEFCRSHLTRAKPAELSAWVADLADRGLAPASQARKISALRRFFRFLFEEGDRKDDPTVRLDGPSPTRDVPDVLSREEMRRLIDACDGDARLTCLVELLYGAGLRASELVSLTLGSLPRRKGTRWVTQDIIIRGKGGKERLCPLGAPALASLSAWLAERQGKDDRARAEDFVFPSRGASGHLTRRRLGQLLESLAMQAGLDPARVHPHALRHAYATHLLQGGADLRSVQTLLGHADIATTQIYTHVLTDELQELLETAHPMAG